In Paenibacillus sp. FSL R7-0345, a single window of DNA contains:
- a CDS encoding response regulator → MKMLTMIIADDEPFIRRSLIQVFKWPEEFGIEIIGEASDGQEAYELCMELKPDILFTDIMMPFLNGLQVAEKLKAADCPTKIIVISGAQDFAYVQNAMKVNAEGYILKPVKLDEVRELFTKVTARIHHERDNRLNLEHLKKQLQDHMPLMREKFLQNLIAGLYRNEQEIWDKIRYFALPFRQGDPLMAGVLELDDYQGAVAKFSEEYKQLLYFSIGNIIDECLEAHPCAVSFVASENMFIMLFCLPEGPAAASLTSLCGQIISGIREYLRLDASIGLGRVCSLVGQIEDSYKEALSALAYKFYTGHASVLYINDIQPETKTLQSTFFYTFHARMMNELKAGQTDNVLELLDTLFARLSEPRLQIGYVQSICAEMIFTSARTLYEIDEDIEAVLKDRMTIMDTLYAQRNLTQLKAYMLELFRNLSTYVAGKNTSKNSRSINRIKTIIQEGYARELSITKIAEEVYLTPNYISLLFKKETGETITDYITCIRMDKAKELLLATDLKVMEISERVGYENPHYFSTVFKKTTGVHPLKFRTGRDTPS, encoded by the coding sequence ATGAAGATGTTGACAATGATCATAGCGGATGATGAGCCGTTTATCAGGCGCAGTCTGATTCAGGTGTTCAAGTGGCCGGAAGAGTTCGGCATCGAGATTATCGGGGAGGCCTCAGACGGCCAAGAGGCGTATGAACTATGTATGGAGCTAAAGCCGGATATTCTGTTCACCGACATTATGATGCCCTTTCTGAACGGCCTCCAGGTCGCCGAGAAGCTGAAGGCTGCGGATTGCCCTACCAAAATTATTGTCATCAGCGGAGCACAGGATTTCGCCTATGTCCAGAATGCGATGAAGGTGAACGCAGAAGGCTATATCTTAAAGCCTGTAAAGCTCGATGAGGTCCGGGAGCTTTTCACGAAGGTTACCGCCCGGATTCACCATGAACGTGACAACCGGCTGAACCTGGAGCATCTGAAGAAGCAGCTGCAGGATCATATGCCGCTCATGCGCGAGAAATTTCTGCAGAATCTGATTGCCGGATTATACCGGAATGAGCAGGAAATCTGGGATAAAATCCGGTACTTCGCCCTGCCCTTCAGGCAAGGTGACCCGTTAATGGCAGGCGTACTGGAGCTGGATGATTACCAGGGCGCCGTCGCGAAGTTCTCGGAGGAGTATAAGCAGCTGCTCTATTTTTCGATCGGAAATATTATTGACGAATGTCTGGAGGCACACCCTTGCGCGGTCAGCTTTGTAGCCAGCGAGAATATGTTTATTATGCTGTTCTGTTTACCGGAGGGCCCTGCGGCTGCATCACTTACCAGCCTTTGCGGGCAGATTATCAGCGGCATCCGGGAATATTTGCGGCTGGATGCCTCCATCGGCCTGGGCCGTGTCTGCAGTCTGGTCGGACAGATCGAGGATTCCTATAAAGAAGCGTTGTCTGCGCTGGCCTACAAATTTTATACCGGACACGCTTCCGTTCTCTATATCAACGATATCCAGCCTGAGACAAAGACGCTGCAGAGCACTTTTTTCTATACCTTTCATGCCCGGATGATGAATGAGCTGAAGGCAGGCCAAACGGATAATGTGCTGGAGCTGCTGGATACCCTTTTCGCCAGGCTGTCGGAACCGCGGCTGCAAATCGGTTATGTACAGAGCATCTGCGCCGAGATGATCTTCACCTCTGCCCGGACGCTGTACGAGATTGATGAGGATATTGAAGCGGTGTTGAAGGACCGGATGACGATTATGGATACATTGTATGCCCAGAGGAATCTCACCCAGCTTAAGGCATATATGCTGGAGCTTTTTCGGAACCTCAGTACTTATGTTGCAGGTAAAAACACATCCAAAAACAGCCGGTCCATTAACCGGATCAAAACCATTATTCAGGAAGGCTACGCCCGCGAGCTCTCCATTACAAAGATTGCCGAGGAGGTATATCTGACACCCAACTATATCAGCCTGCTCTTCAAGAAAGAAACCGGTGAAACGATAACCGACTATATTACCTGCATCCGTATGGACAAAGCCAAGGAGCTGCTGCTGGCCACTGATCTTAAAGTAATGGAAATTTCCGAGCGCGTCGGTTATGAAAACCCCCATTATTTCAGCACTGTGTTCAAAAAAACAACCGGGGTGCATCCGCTCAAATTCCGTACAGGCAGGGATACACCCTCCTAA
- a CDS encoding sensor histidine kinase translates to MKKWFDILSKTLFLYNFSIRSRLILYFLFLVLLPTSIISVTVYNKSAGIITRNVNTSIENNLNLVQDNLDQRFTSAYNSMVSLYLNTDFADLISSNRPTDSSGIINELAALNKILENFPAGGTSGSSFVPMLYMLNRPEYTQYNFSRRIFNIDQISLKPWYLAIPAKSEFTVVGLSSLDSQYTIKFAKRLFGIRHAQLPFAGLLTIDIPVSEFSTLLNHYKPTPGSRIYIVDQKGTIAISPDESLIGQNISSQDYFSKIIPAAEGSGSFHSFRHVIRGENTLVSYHNIQATGWTVFSFSPVSELNGELASFQRVMYVVIGICMLVSLMMALLLSENISAPIRKFIQSMSHAESGNFNIIIRYRRKDEFSYLFNRYNKLLQQIKALIDKLYVTELRKKEAELKTLQAQINPHFLYNTLDSINWLAINHNVPEISSMVTSLSDFFRYSLSKGRNIIPLSDELKQVESYLDIQQFRFQDKLSYELEKVDPQLLECLVVKLSIQPLVENAIIHGIQQRRGKGTIRIRVAATQDILSVSVFDDGVGADPGRLNLLLTDQNPGSQSYGIRNVHMRIQQFFGETYGIRYYANTEDHSGLLAMLRFPAVTTWDEVNEDVDNDHSG, encoded by the coding sequence ATGAAAAAATGGTTCGACATTCTGTCTAAAACCCTCTTTCTGTACAATTTCAGCATCCGCAGCCGTCTAATCCTTTACTTTCTGTTCCTGGTCCTTCTTCCAACAAGTATTATATCAGTCACTGTATACAATAAATCGGCCGGTATTATCACCCGCAACGTAAACACGTCCATTGAGAACAATCTTAATCTGGTACAGGATAACCTGGACCAAAGATTCACCAGTGCCTACAATTCGATGGTCTCCCTCTACCTCAACACCGACTTTGCCGACTTAATTTCCTCCAACCGCCCTACCGACAGCTCCGGGATCATTAATGAATTGGCCGCCCTGAATAAAATACTGGAAAATTTCCCCGCAGGCGGAACCTCAGGCAGCAGCTTTGTACCGATGCTCTATATGCTGAACCGCCCGGAATATACCCAGTATAATTTTTCCAGACGCATCTTCAATATCGATCAGATTTCACTAAAACCCTGGTATCTCGCCATTCCTGCCAAGTCTGAATTCACCGTGGTCGGGCTCAGCTCGCTCGATTCGCAGTACACTATTAAATTCGCCAAGCGCCTGTTCGGCATCCGGCACGCCCAGCTTCCCTTTGCCGGACTGCTTACGATCGATATCCCGGTGAGCGAATTCAGCACGCTGCTGAATCATTACAAGCCCACCCCCGGCAGCCGCATCTACATCGTTGACCAGAAGGGGACCATTGCCATCAGCCCTGATGAGAGCTTAATCGGCCAAAATATCAGCAGCCAGGATTATTTCAGCAAAATCATTCCGGCTGCAGAAGGCTCCGGCAGCTTTCATTCCTTCCGCCATGTGATCCGCGGCGAGAACACGCTTGTCTCCTATCACAACATTCAGGCCACCGGCTGGACGGTCTTCTCCTTCTCACCGGTAAGTGAGCTGAACGGGGAGCTGGCCTCCTTTCAGCGGGTGATGTACGTTGTCATCGGCATTTGTATGCTCGTATCACTTATGATGGCCCTGCTGCTGTCGGAGAATATTTCGGCACCGATCCGCAAATTCATCCAGTCGATGTCCCATGCCGAAAGCGGGAATTTCAATATCATCATCCGCTACCGGCGCAAGGATGAATTCTCTTATTTATTCAACCGCTATAACAAGCTGCTGCAGCAGATTAAGGCGCTGATCGACAAACTGTATGTTACGGAGCTGCGCAAAAAGGAAGCCGAGCTCAAAACACTCCAGGCCCAGATCAATCCCCACTTTCTCTATAACACACTGGACTCGATCAACTGGCTGGCTATTAACCACAATGTTCCTGAGATCAGCAGCATGGTGACCTCGCTGTCGGATTTCTTCAGATACAGTCTGAGCAAAGGACGAAATATCATTCCGCTGAGCGATGAGCTGAAGCAGGTGGAGAGCTATCTTGATATTCAACAGTTCCGCTTCCAGGATAAGCTCTCGTATGAGCTTGAGAAGGTAGATCCGCAGCTGCTGGAATGTCTGGTCGTTAAGCTAAGCATCCAGCCGCTGGTTGAGAATGCGATTATTCACGGAATTCAGCAGCGCCGCGGCAAAGGTACCATTCGCATACGGGTCGCAGCTACACAGGATATTCTCAGCGTGTCCGTATTTGACGATGGGGTCGGTGCTGATCCCGGGCGGCTGAATCTGCTGCTGACCGATCAGAATCCCGGCAGCCAGTCGTACGGAATCCGCAATGTGCATATGAGAATCCAGCAGTTTTTTGGCGAGACTTATGGCATCCGCTATTATGCCAATACAGAGGATCACTCCGGCCTGCTGGCTATGCTCCGGTTTCCGGCCGTTACTACATGGGATGAGGTGAATGAAGATGTTGACAATGATCATAGCGGATGA
- a CDS encoding extracellular solute-binding protein, with product MRRILFFSIAVFVCGLVVYTTVYNRPLLVDFAPEPVPDMLPRTQIRIALYDWTENLEVKNAINQYNKTNPDGIEISIMDISTDVYDDTLNMLMTSGQGPDVFSVDNAWLATYVNKGYLVDLTSVLAAEELDRYPDWARTYAASSLFNGGMYFIPSSIETVRLIYNKQLFRAAGLDPEQPPVTFEDMKQAAAQISQAGEGVNKYGFALAAGDSQYSLQTALELSNTYSGVYLYDYRSGYYDLSVYEPWLRMLLDMKAQGSLYPGETLLKRNSALREFADGNIGMMYVTSKDYVKLQQYMPKDDWGVALPPVTKASRQGAGALMMIPHSPLVVNSSAADREAAVKVWTFLQSEAFLTMLFHQALALPVIDGILSLPNLAPGLAQFKEFYPTEADSIYPLPPQIMDQYDPSTVSIEPRNSGDRPRLQLYLQIIAGEKKLGDALREETARLNQMLDIASTGYSFKHGEYIYPQFDPKHPLWAESMVQSMTEK from the coding sequence ATGAGACGAATCCTCTTCTTTAGTATTGCGGTGTTTGTCTGCGGGCTGGTTGTGTACACAACGGTGTATAACCGTCCGCTGCTGGTTGATTTTGCCCCGGAGCCTGTTCCAGATATGCTGCCGCGCACCCAGATCAGGATTGCCCTGTATGACTGGACGGAGAACCTGGAAGTCAAAAACGCGATTAATCAATATAACAAAACCAACCCGGATGGCATTGAGATCAGCATTATGGATATTTCCACTGATGTGTACGACGATACGCTCAATATGCTGATGACCTCGGGACAGGGACCTGATGTCTTCAGCGTGGACAATGCCTGGCTGGCGACCTATGTGAACAAAGGGTATCTGGTGGACTTAACCTCTGTGCTGGCAGCTGAAGAGTTGGACAGATATCCGGATTGGGCCCGGACCTATGCGGCAAGCTCCTTGTTCAATGGCGGAATGTACTTCATTCCTTCCAGTATTGAGACTGTGCGCCTAATTTACAATAAGCAGCTGTTCCGGGCAGCCGGACTTGATCCGGAGCAGCCGCCGGTTACCTTTGAAGATATGAAGCAGGCTGCCGCCCAGATCAGCCAGGCGGGCGAAGGCGTGAATAAATACGGGTTCGCACTTGCCGCCGGTGACAGCCAGTACAGTCTGCAGACCGCGCTTGAGCTGTCGAACACTTACAGCGGGGTATATCTGTATGATTACCGCAGCGGCTATTATGACCTAAGCGTCTATGAGCCCTGGCTGCGTATGCTGCTGGATATGAAGGCGCAGGGCAGCCTGTATCCCGGGGAGACCCTGCTGAAGCGGAACAGTGCCCTGCGGGAATTCGCAGACGGAAACATCGGCATGATGTATGTAACTAGCAAAGACTATGTTAAATTACAGCAGTATATGCCAAAAGACGACTGGGGCGTTGCGCTCCCGCCGGTAACGAAAGCTTCCAGACAGGGAGCCGGCGCGCTGATGATGATTCCGCATTCTCCGCTTGTTGTGAACAGTTCGGCCGCAGACAGGGAGGCGGCGGTTAAGGTCTGGACCTTCCTGCAGTCAGAGGCGTTTCTGACAATGCTGTTCCACCAGGCGCTGGCGCTTCCGGTCATAGACGGAATCCTAAGTTTGCCGAATCTTGCTCCCGGGCTAGCCCAGTTCAAGGAGTTCTACCCCACCGAGGCAGATTCCATCTATCCGCTGCCGCCGCAGATCATGGATCAGTATGATCCGAGCACCGTCTCCATCGAGCCTAGAAATTCGGGCGACCGCCCGCGGCTGCAGCTGTATCTGCAGATTATCGCGGGCGAGAAAAAATTAGGCGATGCGCTGAGAGAGGAAACCGCACGGCTGAATCAGATGCTGGACATCGCATCGACAGGGTACTCCTTTAAGCATGGGGAATACATCTACCCGCAGTTTGATCCTAAACATCCGCTTTGGGCAGAGAGTATGGTACAGAGCATGACCGAAAAATAA
- a CDS encoding collagen-like protein, which produces MSLFSTGPVENNPVGGVRPTQQVTIRMDNRSSVSASTVSVQGYYMSGGARVLYVSEAINIDANQVVTLSYFADLDAFEFVFNTPAQPPQEEPVQISLWGKSSTGQLVTAHRLVSAELLGAVTGITGVTGATGVTGATGVGVTGATGVTGATGVGVTGATGVTGATGVGVTGATGVTGATGAGVTGATGVTGATGVGVTGATGVTGATGAGVTGATGVTGATGVTGATGVTGATGAGVTGATGVTGATGVGVTGATGVTGATGVGVTGATGVTGATGAGVTGATGVTGATGVGVTGATGVTGATGAGVTGATGVTGATGVGVTGATGVTGATGAGVTGATGVTGATGVGVTGATGVTGATGVGVTGATGVTGATGVGVTGATGVTGATGAGVTGATGVTGATGVGVTGATGVTGATGAGVTGATGVTGATGVGVTGATGVTGATGVGVTGATGAGVTGATGVTGATGVGVTGATGVTGATGAGVTGATGVTGATGVGVTGATGVTGATGVTGVTGATGEGVTGATGVTGATGVGVTGATGVTGATGVGVTGATGVTGATGVGVTGATGVTGATGVTGVTGATGIGVTGATGVTGATGITGVTGATGITGVTGATGAGVSTEGFSAFLSTFSVAASSQLTGWSVAAPYFDSPTFDETTGNYTIPATGRYAFEATINYSTTAAITISLGAGTNPAFVLRRTAPTTTDLVTGLFPLLNVNVALVLTLRTILGNGTVTLAGDFSLNAGDVIGLFYVANGLTIPIDLGGTSSGVVWSAVRLT; this is translated from the coding sequence ATGAGCTTATTTTCAACAGGGCCTGTCGAGAACAATCCGGTCGGCGGGGTGAGACCGACCCAGCAGGTTACGATTAGAATGGATAACCGCAGTTCTGTCTCGGCATCCACAGTATCCGTTCAGGGGTACTACATGAGCGGCGGCGCAAGAGTGCTGTATGTCAGTGAAGCAATCAATATCGATGCGAATCAAGTTGTTACCCTTAGTTATTTTGCGGATCTGGATGCATTTGAATTTGTATTCAACACACCTGCCCAGCCTCCACAGGAGGAGCCGGTTCAAATCTCGTTATGGGGTAAGAGCAGCACGGGCCAGCTGGTAACAGCACACCGGCTCGTATCTGCAGAGCTGCTGGGAGCAGTAACCGGTATAACCGGAGTGACTGGAGCGACTGGTGTGACGGGAGCTACCGGTGTAGGTGTGACCGGAGCAACTGGTGTTACGGGAGCTACCGGAGTAGGCGTGACGGGAGCGACTGGTGTAACGGGAGCTACCGGAGTAGGCGTGACGGGAGCGACTGGGGTTACAGGTGCGACAGGCGCAGGTGTGACGGGAGCAACTGGGGTAACGGGAGCTACCGGAGTAGGTGTGACGGGAGCGACTGGGGTTACAGGTGCGACAGGCGCGGGCGTGACGGGAGCAACTGGTGTAACGGGAGCTACCGGCGTAACGGGAGCGACTGGGGTTACAGGTGCGACAGGCGCGGGCGTGACTGGAGCAACTGGGGTAACGGGAGCTACCGGAGTAGGTGTGACGGGAGCGACTGGGGTAACGGGAGCTACCGGAGTAGGTGTGACGGGAGCGACTGGGGTTACGGGTGCGACAGGTGCGGGCGTGACGGGAGCGACTGGTGTAACGGGAGCTACCGGAGTGGGCGTGACTGGAGCGACTGGGGTAACAGGTGCGACAGGCGCGGGTGTGACGGGAGCAACTGGGGTAACGGGAGCTACCGGAGTAGGTGTGACGGGAGCGACTGGGGTTACCGGTGCGACAGGCGCGGGCGTGACAGGAGCAACTGGTGTAACGGGAGCTACCGGAGTAGGCGTGACGGGAGCGACTGGTGTAACGGGAGCTACCGGAGTAGGCGTGACGGGAGCGACTGGGGTAACGGGAGCTACCGGAGTGGGCGTGACTGGAGCGACTGGGGTAACAGGTGCGACAGGCGCGGGTGTGACGGGAGCGACTGGGGTAACGGGAGCTACCGGAGTAGGCGTGACTGGAGCGACTGGGGTAACAGGTGCGACAGGCGCGGGTGTGACGGGAGCAACTGGGGTAACGGGAGCTACCGGAGTAGGTGTGACGGGAGCGACTGGGGTAACAGGAGCTACCGGAGTAGGTGTGACGGGAGCGACAGGCGCGGGCGTGACAGGAGCAACTGGTGTAACGGGAGCTACCGGAGTAGGTGTGACGGGAGCGACTGGGGTAACAGGTGCGACAGGCGCGGGTGTGACGGGAGCAACTGGCGTTACGGGAGCTACCGGAGTAGGTGTGACGGGAGCGACTGGGGTAACGGGAGCAACAGGTGTTACCGGTGTTACTGGTGCGACCGGCGAGGGCGTGACCGGAGCAACCGGGGTTACCGGTGCGACAGGCGTAGGCGTGACCGGAGCAACCGGGGTTACCGGTGCGACAGGCGTAGGGGTGACCGGAGCAACTGGGGTAACGGGAGCTACCGGAGTAGGCGTGACCGGAGCGACTGGCGTAACGGGAGCAACTGGTGTTACCGGTGTTACCGGCGCGACAGGTATAGGCGTGACCGGAGCAACTGGCGTAACGGGAGCCACCGGTATTACCGGCGTAACCGGGGCAACTGGTATTACTGGTGTAACAGGAGCTACCGGAGCCGGCGTCTCCACCGAAGGGTTCTCGGCATTCCTCTCTACCTTCTCTGTAGCTGCCAGTAGCCAGCTTACAGGCTGGAGTGTAGCGGCACCTTATTTTGACAGTCCAACATTTGATGAAACTACCGGGAACTACACGATTCCGGCGACCGGCCGCTATGCCTTTGAAGCAACGATCAACTACTCAACGACAGCCGCGATTACTATTTCATTGGGCGCGGGCACCAACCCGGCGTTTGTGCTTCGCAGAACTGCCCCGACTACAACGGATCTGGTCACCGGATTATTCCCGCTGCTGAACGTCAACGTGGCGCTTGTCTTAACACTTAGAACAATCTTAGGAAATGGTACTGTCACTCTGGCGGGAGATTTCTCGCTTAACGCGGGCGACGTTATCGGACTGTTCTATGTAGCCAACGGTTTGACGATTCCAATTGATCTTGGCGGGACTTCATCGGGGGTTGTATGGTCTGCTGTTAGATTGACTTAA
- a CDS encoding ABC transporter permease subunit codes for MVTQGKRSALSAVQSPQVGLPAKKRTVLKHLLKHKVLLLMLLPGVVFLLINNYLPMFGIIIAFKNINYVDGILGSPWVGLDNFRFLFATSDAWIITRNTVLYNFVFIILNLVIAVSIAIALNELRNKLAAKFYQSVMFFPYFLSMVVVSYLVFAFLNVEYGFINKGVLAMFGLSELNWYSEPKYWPFILPLINLWKGVGYGCVIYLAAIVGIDSEYYEAALIDGAGKWKQILHITVPLIRPVIIITTILAIGGIFRSDFGLFYQTTLNSGALYPTTLVIDTYVYNALINMGNLGMSAAAGLYQSLVGFFLVLGSNWIVRKVDKDQAVF; via the coding sequence ATGGTTACTCAAGGGAAAAGGAGTGCATTAAGCGCAGTACAGAGTCCGCAGGTTGGGCTCCCCGCAAAGAAAAGGACCGTATTGAAGCATCTGCTGAAGCATAAGGTGCTGCTGCTCATGCTGCTGCCGGGCGTTGTCTTTTTGCTCATTAACAATTACCTGCCGATGTTCGGAATTATTATTGCCTTCAAGAACATCAACTACGTGGACGGGATTCTGGGCAGCCCGTGGGTCGGACTGGATAACTTCAGGTTCCTGTTCGCAACCTCGGATGCGTGGATCATTACCCGGAACACGGTGCTGTACAACTTCGTGTTTATTATTCTCAATCTGGTTATTGCGGTTTCGATCGCGATTGCCTTGAATGAGCTGCGGAATAAGCTGGCGGCCAAGTTTTATCAGAGTGTCATGTTCTTCCCGTACTTTTTATCGATGGTCGTTGTGAGTTATCTCGTGTTCGCTTTCCTAAATGTTGAATACGGTTTCATTAATAAAGGTGTACTGGCAATGTTCGGGCTGAGCGAGCTGAACTGGTACTCGGAGCCGAAGTACTGGCCGTTTATTCTGCCACTGATCAACCTCTGGAAAGGGGTCGGCTATGGTTGTGTGATTTACTTGGCGGCCATTGTCGGCATTGATTCCGAATATTATGAGGCTGCGCTGATTGACGGCGCGGGCAAATGGAAGCAGATTCTGCATATCACGGTCCCGCTGATCCGCCCGGTGATCATTATCACGACCATTCTGGCAATCGGCGGAATCTTCCGCTCCGACTTCGGGCTGTTCTACCAGACGACGCTGAACTCCGGGGCGCTGTATCCGACGACACTCGTCATTGATACCTACGTCTATAACGCGCTGATCAACATGGGCAACCTGGGGATGTCGGCAGCGGCGGGTTTATACCAGTCGCTGGTCGGATTTTTCCTGGTGCTGGGCTCGAACTGGATCGTGCGCAAGGTCGACAAGGACCAGGCTGTATTCTAA
- a CDS encoding carbohydrate ABC transporter permease has product MTNNEISKFTNLLLHFIFIILSITCLLPIVLVFMISITDYDTIVLNGYQFFPEKLSLEAYAYIFKDYSVIVKAYGVSIFVTVIGTLLSVFISSLYAYPISRTDFRYRGIFAFLIFFTMLFGGGLVPWYMVYTQVLDLKNSVWALIVPMLLSPFNVLIMKTYFQMSVPPALIEASKIDGAGELRTFFRIVFPLSLPVFATIGLFNTLHYWNDWFNSMIFITDTDLYSLQYLMYKMISQADYLSRNGALIQGSATELAKLPGETIRMAMALIGIGPIVLAYPFFQRYFIKGLTLGSIKG; this is encoded by the coding sequence GTGACCAATAATGAAATCTCCAAATTTACGAATCTGCTGCTCCATTTTATTTTTATTATTCTGTCGATCACCTGTCTGCTGCCGATTGTGCTGGTCTTCATGATCTCCATTACCGATTACGATACGATTGTCCTGAACGGGTATCAATTTTTCCCGGAGAAGCTCAGCCTTGAGGCGTATGCCTATATCTTCAAGGACTATAGCGTCATTGTAAAAGCGTACGGGGTGTCCATTTTTGTGACCGTGATCGGTACGCTGCTGAGTGTGTTTATCTCTTCGCTGTATGCATATCCGATTTCCCGGACGGACTTCAGATACCGCGGCATTTTCGCTTTTCTGATCTTTTTTACGATGCTGTTCGGCGGGGGGCTGGTGCCCTGGTACATGGTGTACACTCAGGTGCTGGATCTCAAAAATTCAGTCTGGGCGCTGATCGTCCCGATGCTGCTGTCCCCCTTCAATGTGCTGATTATGAAAACCTATTTCCAGATGTCCGTGCCGCCGGCACTGATCGAGGCTTCCAAAATTGACGGGGCCGGAGAGCTGAGGACCTTTTTCCGGATTGTTTTCCCGCTGTCCCTGCCGGTCTTTGCCACAATTGGCCTGTTTAACACGCTGCATTACTGGAACGACTGGTTCAACAGCATGATCTTCATTACCGATACCGACCTCTACTCCCTGCAGTATCTGATGTACAAAATGATCTCCCAGGCGGACTATCTGAGCCGCAACGGCGCTCTGATCCAGGGCTCGGCCACTGAGCTGGCTAAACTGCCGGGCGAAACCATCCGCATGGCGATGGCCCTGATCGGGATCGGCCCGATTGTGCTGGCATATCCGTTCTTCCAGCGTTATTTTATCAAAGGCTTAACGCTCGGCTCTATTAAAGGCTAA
- a CDS encoding ABC transporter substrate-binding protein, whose amino-acid sequence MVIKKGTGLMLSLVLMAGLALSGCGGNTSNTGTAVPETTEAGTAAPAATVTATEKTNELEPVELSLYLPGGPDKDVASVEQEINAYLKDKINATIKINQLSWDKPADKVNLMIQSGEVFDMVYTWNFMTNAAKGAYAPLEELIDQYAKETKAQINPAYLQAATVNGHLYAVPTEKELGQSVGFAFDQAIVDKYGFDVNSITKLEDIEPMLKVIKEKEPGISPLFMNHTDSLHWFTAYPESEDLDGSNEIPTLLNYKTMKVFNEYDTPEILERLKLIRKWYEAGYINKNGATDKTELKDAVKSGKAWFVYGNMNPTSTNDWTRLAEKPMIIKTLLPVQVGTKSLQGSMLAISRTSKNPERAMMFINLIHTDPVLYNLLTFGIEGKHYKKLDAGTVEFIPDSGYNSVSSWMIGNVLLNYLNKDEDPKRVQLYKDWNANSTISPVIGFVFDSTKVQSQIGALINITKQYKNTLYSGEKDPEPILKEMNSKLKAAGLDAVINELQTQMDAFLAAK is encoded by the coding sequence ATGGTAATTAAAAAAGGCACGGGTCTGATGCTATCGCTTGTTCTGATGGCCGGCTTGGCATTAAGCGGGTGCGGAGGCAATACCAGCAATACCGGGACTGCAGTCCCTGAGACGACTGAAGCCGGCACTGCCGCGCCGGCCGCCACCGTTACCGCCACCGAAAAAACAAATGAGCTGGAACCGGTGGAGCTGTCCCTGTATTTACCCGGCGGGCCGGATAAGGATGTAGCCTCCGTGGAACAGGAGATCAACGCTTATTTAAAGGATAAAATCAACGCCACCATCAAAATCAATCAGCTGAGCTGGGATAAACCGGCCGACAAAGTCAATCTGATGATCCAGTCGGGCGAAGTGTTCGACATGGTCTATACGTGGAACTTCATGACTAATGCCGCGAAGGGTGCGTATGCGCCGCTAGAGGAGCTGATCGATCAATACGCCAAAGAAACCAAGGCACAGATTAACCCCGCCTATCTGCAGGCTGCAACCGTAAACGGACATTTGTATGCGGTTCCAACGGAAAAAGAGCTCGGCCAGTCCGTCGGTTTTGCCTTTGATCAGGCAATCGTCGACAAATACGGCTTTGATGTGAACAGCATTACGAAGCTGGAAGATATTGAACCGATGCTGAAGGTTATTAAGGAGAAAGAGCCGGGCATCTCGCCGCTGTTCATGAACCATACAGACAGCCTGCACTGGTTCACAGCCTATCCGGAGAGCGAGGACCTCGATGGAAGCAATGAAATTCCGACCCTGCTGAATTACAAGACGATGAAGGTGTTCAACGAATACGATACTCCGGAGATTCTGGAACGGCTCAAGCTGATCCGCAAATGGTATGAAGCCGGCTATATCAATAAGAACGGGGCCACTGACAAGACAGAGCTGAAGGACGCTGTAAAAAGCGGCAAGGCCTGGTTCGTCTACGGGAATATGAACCCGACTTCCACCAACGACTGGACGCGTCTCGCCGAGAAGCCGATGATTATCAAAACGCTGCTGCCGGTACAAGTAGGGACCAAGAGCCTGCAGGGCTCGATGCTGGCGATCTCCAGAACCTCGAAGAATCCGGAGCGGGCGATGATGTTCATCAACCTGATTCACACTGATCCTGTGCTGTATAACCTGCTCACCTTCGGTATCGAAGGCAAGCACTATAAGAAGCTGGATGCGGGCACTGTTGAGTTCATTCCCGACAGCGGTTATAATTCCGTCTCGTCCTGGATGATCGGGAATGTGCTGCTTAACTATCTGAATAAGGATGAAGATCCGAAACGGGTGCAGCTGTACAAAGACTGGAACGCCAACTCCACCATTTCGCCGGTGATCGGATTCGTCTTTGATTCCACGAAGGTGCAGTCTCAGATCGGGGCGCTGATCAATATTACCAAGCAGTATAAGAATACTTTGTATTCCGGGGAAAAAGATCCGGAGCCGATCCTGAAGGAAATGAACAGCAAGCTGAAAGCAGCCGGACTGGATGCAGTGATTAATGAGCTTCAGACGCAAATGGATGCATTTCTGGCCGCCAAATAA